One genomic window of Nicotiana sylvestris chromosome 10, ASM39365v2, whole genome shotgun sequence includes the following:
- the LOC138879192 gene encoding uncharacterized protein yields MRWGGEYFCNKDFDTLLGKYGVTHNVTTPYHPQASGKVEVSKQEVKSILSKMVNANQSDWSKKLDNVLWSYHMANKTPIRMSLYGLVFGKVSHLLVELEHRAMWALKMLNLD; encoded by the coding sequence ATGCGATGGGGAGGGGAATATTTTTGCAATAAGGATTTTGACACTTTACTTGGCAAGTATGGTGTTACTCACAATGTCACGACTCCCTATCACCCACAAGCTAGTGGGAAAGTGGAAGTTTCCAAACAGGAGgtaaagagtatcttgtctaaaatgGTGAATGCTAATCAGTCGGATTGGTCCAAGAAGCTTGATAATGTATTATGGTCTTATCATATGGCTAACAAAACACCTATCAGAATGTCGCTATACGGGTTGGTGTTCGGAAAGGTTTCTCATCTTCTGGTGGAACTAGAGCACAGGGCAATGTGGGCTCTAAAGATGTTGAATCTTGATTGA
- the LOC138879193 gene encoding uncharacterized protein, translated as MMKSLSINVSLVKALAKIPGYAKFMKDLVTKKRSVNFETIKVTHQVSAIVNLMAPKLEDPGAFTIPYTIGSVEFAKALCDLGANINLMPYLVFNTLGIGQPIFTSMRLQMDDRTMKRPLGVIQDVLVRSDKFILLVDLSL; from the coding sequence atgatgaagagTCTCTCAATCAATGTGTCATTGGTCAAAGCTttggcaaaaatacctggttatGCAAAGTTTATGAAGGATCTTGTAACCAAGAAGAGGTCGGTAAATTTTGAAACCATTAAagtcactcatcaagtgagtgcaattgttaATTTAATGGCTCCTAAGTTGGAGGATCCAGGTGCTTTCACGATTCCCTATACAATTGGAAGTGTCGAGTTTGCTAAggctctttgtgatcttggggcaaatattaatttgatgccctatttAGTTTTTAatactttgggaattgggcaaccaataTTTAcctctatgagattgcaaatggatGATCGTACCATGAAAAGACCATTGGGCGTGATTCAAGATGTTTTGGTCCGGAGTGATAAATTCATTCTTCTGGTGGATTTGTCATTATag